The Alkalibacter rhizosphaerae genomic sequence TGATACTCTTGGTCAAATATTGCAAATGGTCCACTTGAACAAGGGCTTGGAGGAGGACGGCGACAAGCTGTCCGGTGGAGAAAAACAGCGTCTGGCATTGGGAAGGGTGATCCTCCTGGATCCGGAGGTTTATTTGCTGGACGAGCCGTCATCGGCTTTAGACGAAGAAACGGAGAAGATCATCATCGAAGAATTGGTCGCCCATTCCAGAAAAAATCACAAGACGCTGATCATGGTGACCCATTCCAGGGGGATCGCAGAAAAATATTCGGACGCGATCGTCAGGATCCATGATGGAAAGATCGTTGAAAGAGAGGATGTGGATTAGATGGATACGGTGTTGAAACTACAATTTTCCCAACTGGTTGCAGCATACATTTTTGTCGTTCTTGTCCTGGTGATCGTACGACGGAAAGGGATCCCCAGAGAAAAGGAGATCCTCATCGCCACGATCCGAATGACGCTGCAGCTGGTGTTGACAGGATATGTTCTGGTGTATGTTTTCGGCTCTCCGTCTCCAATGATCACCTTGGTCATTCTATCAGCAATGGAGATCTTTGCTGTACACAACATCATACAAAGAACGAAAATCCTTCTGCCTTTTCGACTCAAGCGGATCATCGCCTTTTCCATGATCACCGGAACAGTTTCCTGTTTGCTCTATTTTCTTTTGATCGTGGTCGGGATCAACCCATGGTACGACCCCCAATACTTCATCCCCCTGGCCGGCATGCTCATCGGCAATTCCATGACCGGAATCTCCTTGGGGGTAGGGAATCTTCTGGAGGGAATGACATCAAAAAAACACCTGGTGGAAGGGGCGCTGATGCTTGGCGCAACGCCGAAAATGGCCACAAAGGAAATCGTAAACAACGCTTTTGATTCTGCCATTCTGCCCACCATCAACTCCATGGTGGGCATGGGGATCATTTTCCTACCAGGCATGATGACCGGACAAATACTCTCGGGCACCTCCCCCGTGACAGCCATTGGATATCAGATCGCAATCATGATGGGGATCCTCGGCAGTGTTTCCATAACCGTGATCCTGTTTTTGCATCTGGGCTACCGATCTTTCTTCAATGAACAAAGCCAGTTCGTGGAACTCGAGGAGGCAACAAAATGATCCAAGGCAGATCCTCCTGAATAATTATCGACTTTTAGGGAATAATAAGTATGTACCAAAAAAGTAGAAAGGAGAGCAAGGCCACTTTCCTATGACCTTGCGCTGACAGATGAAAAAAACTATTTTATTTGGATTGCTCGTATTCATGATCATTTTCTCTTCTGCTTGTTCTCCACAGGAGGAAACGCAGAAAGGACCGGTGACCGTGGCCACCATGATCGACTCGGAAGGCGCCATCTTAGGCAATATGCTCCTTCTTTTGATGGAGGATGACGGCTTTGAAGTGGTGGACAAAATTGGATTTGGAACACCGGATATTTTAAGAAAAGCATTGGAGTCCGGTGAGGTGGACCTGGTGGTGGATTACACTGGTTCCGGACAGTATTATGGGGCTGAAGCCGATGCAAAGACCTGGTCCGATCCAATGCAGGGCTACACAACTACCCGGAATTTCGATAAAGAGACCAACAACATCGAATGGTTGACCCCGGCGGAAGCAAACAATACGGAGATGTTGGCCGTAACCAAAGAATTTGCACAGGAACAGGACCTTCGCACCATGGAAGATTTCGCCGACTATGTCAACGACGGCGGCACGGTGAAATTGATCTGTTCCGCCAGTTTCGCCGACAACCCTCTGGGACTTTTGGGATACCAGGAAGCCTATGGTTTTCAATTGACAGCAGATCAGATGATCGTCTTGTCCCATGGAAACACCGCAGAAATGCTCAAGGCACTCTATGAAGGCAGCGATGGCGTAAACGTGTCCCTGGTATACGGTACCGACGGATCTCTGCAGGAAATGGACATGATCGTCCTTGAAGATCCGCAAAACGTTCCTCCCGTATATTTGCCCACTCCTGTTTTGCGAGGTGAAGTTGCTGAAGAATATCCGGAACTTCGGGACCTGTTCACGGAAACCTTTGCATCATTGGATTTGGAGACATTGCAGTCCTTGAACGCCAGAGTGGCTTTTGGCGGTGAAGACGCCAAAACCGTGGCTCAAGAATACCTGGAAGAGAAAGGTCTGATGGATTAAATGGAGACAAGAGGAAAAGCCAAGGAAGGGATCCATGGATTTGGTCTGTTGCTGATGGCAGT encodes the following:
- a CDS encoding ABC transporter ATP-binding protein, with product MFELKHVTYRNILDIPELRLEKGKITSILGESGSGKTTLLRLLNKMISCNSGEIRYDDQPLQNIPSIELRSNVVMLPQQPVIFSGTVRDNLLIGLKFARKDLVDDDTLGQILQMVHLNKGLEEDGDKLSGGEKQRLALGRVILLDPEVYLLDEPSSALDEETEKIIIEELVAHSRKNHKTLIMVTHSRGIAEKYSDAIVRIHDGKIVEREDVD
- a CDS encoding ABC transporter permease, whose amino-acid sequence is MDTVLKLQFSQLVAAYIFVVLVLVIVRRKGIPREKEILIATIRMTLQLVLTGYVLVYVFGSPSPMITLVILSAMEIFAVHNIIQRTKILLPFRLKRIIAFSMITGTVSCLLYFLLIVVGINPWYDPQYFIPLAGMLIGNSMTGISLGVGNLLEGMTSKKHLVEGALMLGATPKMATKEIVNNAFDSAILPTINSMVGMGIIFLPGMMTGQILSGTSPVTAIGYQIAIMMGILGSVSITVILFLHLGYRSFFNEQSQFVELEEATK
- a CDS encoding glycine betaine ABC transporter substrate-binding protein produces the protein MKKTILFGLLVFMIIFSSACSPQEETQKGPVTVATMIDSEGAILGNMLLLLMEDDGFEVVDKIGFGTPDILRKALESGEVDLVVDYTGSGQYYGAEADAKTWSDPMQGYTTTRNFDKETNNIEWLTPAEANNTEMLAVTKEFAQEQDLRTMEDFADYVNDGGTVKLICSASFADNPLGLLGYQEAYGFQLTADQMIVLSHGNTAEMLKALYEGSDGVNVSLVYGTDGSLQEMDMIVLEDPQNVPPVYLPTPVLRGEVAEEYPELRDLFTETFASLDLETLQSLNARVAFGGEDAKTVAQEYLEEKGLMD